A single genomic interval of Dysidea avara chromosome 6, odDysAvar1.4, whole genome shotgun sequence harbors:
- the LOC136257357 gene encoding putative defense protein 3 isoform X2: MTVHSKVSFNYAILLSCALLITVVNSRSSGAPEDACGTTTDIVPGHTGSPQTSPVPYTVDLSTLTGMMYTPGQTYTITMRGGSDPNFRGFMIQGRVVADDSRTGMFASSGTNYQERCSNTAATHTNANEKTSVALSWTAPPAGTGPIRFRYAFVEAFATYWANIVTDTINEEVCNVERITITGVSVAGGTVTVQFSSDTNARFRCKLNSQRYRQCTSPVTYTGLSPGRYRVTLRAACPGQRLRDGARKRAHFRVRA; this comes from the exons GTTTCATTTAACTATGCTATATTGTTGAGCTGTGCCCTACTGATCACAGTAGTTAATAGTAGAAGTTCAGGAGCTCCAGAAGATGCTTGTGGTACTACAACTGATATTGTACCGGGTCATACCGGAAGTCCACAAACTTCTCCAGTTCCTTATACAGTGGACCTCAGCACTTTAACTGGAATGATGTACACTCCTGGACAGACTTACACAA TTACAATGCGTGGTGGGTCTGATCCTAACTTCCGAGGCTTCATGATTCAAGGAAGGGTAGTGGCAGATGACTCTCGCACTGGAATGTTTGCTTCATCTGGAACAAATTATCAAGAACGGTGTAGTAAT ACCGCTGCTACACATACTAATGCTAACGAGAAGACATCAGTTGCTCTATCATGGACTGCACCACCTGCAGGAACTGGTCCCATTAGATTTAG GTATGCATTTGTAGAAGCATTTGCGACATACTGGGCCAATATAGTGACTGACACCATCAATGAAGAAG TTTGTAATGTGGAAAGGATCACAATAACTGGTGTCAGTGTAGCTGGGGGAACTGTAACAGTCCAATTTTCGTCTGATACAAATGCCCGGTTTAGATGCAAGCTGAACAGTCAAAGATATAGACAAT GCACAAGTCCTGTGACATATACTGGGTTGAGTCCAGGAAGATATCGTGTCACTCTACGAGCTGCTTGTCCTGGTCAAAGGCTTCGAGATGGAGCAAGGAAACGGGCTCACTTTAGAGTACGTGCATAA
- the LOC136257357 gene encoding putative defense protein 3 isoform X1 translates to MTVHSKVSFNYAILLSCALLITVVNSRSSGAPEDACGTTTDIVPGHTGSPQTSPVPYTVDLSTLTGMMYTPGQTYTITMRGGSDPNFRGFMIQGRVVADDSRTGMFASSGTNYQERCSNTAATHTNANEKTSVALSWTAPPAGTGPIRFRYAFVEAFATYWANIVTDTINEEAVCNVERITITGVSVAGGTVTVQFSSDTNARFRCKLNSQRYRQCTSPVTYTGLSPGRYRVTLRAACPGQRLRDGARKRAHFRVRA, encoded by the exons GTTTCATTTAACTATGCTATATTGTTGAGCTGTGCCCTACTGATCACAGTAGTTAATAGTAGAAGTTCAGGAGCTCCAGAAGATGCTTGTGGTACTACAACTGATATTGTACCGGGTCATACCGGAAGTCCACAAACTTCTCCAGTTCCTTATACAGTGGACCTCAGCACTTTAACTGGAATGATGTACACTCCTGGACAGACTTACACAA TTACAATGCGTGGTGGGTCTGATCCTAACTTCCGAGGCTTCATGATTCAAGGAAGGGTAGTGGCAGATGACTCTCGCACTGGAATGTTTGCTTCATCTGGAACAAATTATCAAGAACGGTGTAGTAAT ACCGCTGCTACACATACTAATGCTAACGAGAAGACATCAGTTGCTCTATCATGGACTGCACCACCTGCAGGAACTGGTCCCATTAGATTTAG GTATGCATTTGTAGAAGCATTTGCGACATACTGGGCCAATATAGTGACTGACACCATCAATGAAGAAG CAGTTTGTAATGTGGAAAGGATCACAATAACTGGTGTCAGTGTAGCTGGGGGAACTGTAACAGTCCAATTTTCGTCTGATACAAATGCCCGGTTTAGATGCAAGCTGAACAGTCAAAGATATAGACAAT GCACAAGTCCTGTGACATATACTGGGTTGAGTCCAGGAAGATATCGTGTCACTCTACGAGCTGCTTGTCCTGGTCAAAGGCTTCGAGATGGAGCAAGGAAACGGGCTCACTTTAGAGTACGTGCATAA
- the LOC136257357 gene encoding putative defense protein 3 isoform X3 gives MTVSFNYAILLSCALLITVVNSRSSGAPEDACGTTTDIVPGHTGSPQTSPVPYTVDLSTLTGMMYTPGQTYTITMRGGSDPNFRGFMIQGRVVADDSRTGMFASSGTNYQERCSNTAATHTNANEKTSVALSWTAPPAGTGPIRFRYAFVEAFATYWANIVTDTINEEAVCNVERITITGVSVAGGTVTVQFSSDTNARFRCKLNSQRYRQCTSPVTYTGLSPGRYRVTLRAACPGQRLRDGARKRAHFRVRA, from the exons GTTTCATTTAACTATGCTATATTGTTGAGCTGTGCCCTACTGATCACAGTAGTTAATAGTAGAAGTTCAGGAGCTCCAGAAGATGCTTGTGGTACTACAACTGATATTGTACCGGGTCATACCGGAAGTCCACAAACTTCTCCAGTTCCTTATACAGTGGACCTCAGCACTTTAACTGGAATGATGTACACTCCTGGACAGACTTACACAA TTACAATGCGTGGTGGGTCTGATCCTAACTTCCGAGGCTTCATGATTCAAGGAAGGGTAGTGGCAGATGACTCTCGCACTGGAATGTTTGCTTCATCTGGAACAAATTATCAAGAACGGTGTAGTAAT ACCGCTGCTACACATACTAATGCTAACGAGAAGACATCAGTTGCTCTATCATGGACTGCACCACCTGCAGGAACTGGTCCCATTAGATTTAG GTATGCATTTGTAGAAGCATTTGCGACATACTGGGCCAATATAGTGACTGACACCATCAATGAAGAAG CAGTTTGTAATGTGGAAAGGATCACAATAACTGGTGTCAGTGTAGCTGGGGGAACTGTAACAGTCCAATTTTCGTCTGATACAAATGCCCGGTTTAGATGCAAGCTGAACAGTCAAAGATATAGACAAT GCACAAGTCCTGTGACATATACTGGGTTGAGTCCAGGAAGATATCGTGTCACTCTACGAGCTGCTTGTCCTGGTCAAAGGCTTCGAGATGGAGCAAGGAAACGGGCTCACTTTAGAGTACGTGCATAA